The Glycine max cultivar Williams 82 chromosome 17, Glycine_max_v4.0, whole genome shotgun sequence genome contains the following window.
AAGAGCCATGGCAGGAATAATAAGTGGAATAAGGGGAAGTCAATGGTAGCAACAGGTGTAACAGATGAATTTGGAGACTTTATGATCGACCTCCCTTCCCACCTTCATGCTATTCCTAACTTGGAAAAGGTGTGCATAGTGAAAATTCATCGGATTCCTAAGGCATCACTTTGTCGGCCAGCTCATGTGATCAAGAAACACAAGGGACTTACACTCTCTTCCTTTGGGAATGGCATCCGCACCTACAATGCAGGAAACATAAGGATCCAacatatatgattaattaagaCCATGCATGGCTCATTTCTATGGCGCTTATAGTCACAGTATTGGGTTGCATGGGTACATACACTGTACA
Protein-coding sequences here:
- the LOC100527138 gene encoding uncharacterized protein LOC100527138 precursor; protein product: MMNYFCGCHGLVIILVLIASPAEGEDNHPLLELLSSRDEVVQIAGYGEEKLSTVLITGSVTCEAPHRPQPHAWPIQGASVGVNCKSHGRNNKWNKGKSMVATGVTDEFGDFMIDLPSHLHAIPNLEKVCIVKIHRIPKASLCRPAHVIKKHKGLTLSSFGNGIRTYNAGNIRIQHI